From Candidatus Omnitrophota bacterium, the proteins below share one genomic window:
- a CDS encoding glycosyl hydrolase family 28-related protein codes for MRPKIIPIMLLAAFIPCNICWSANYSDNYDLRSKETYNKKNHFLQSDLLEQRQRSRENMIRNRNAVEGNIADRVSWLLSKKLERNDTVGLELKRKKGMIEPKRASVANIKPTTFDTTSQPAVVDQNVDTNPEAVLIPVSQTYLTVNVKDYGAVGDGVADDAPAIQKAVDEAPAGSMIVFEAGKTYKINQAIEVDKALVIDGNGATLLLNTSAWPDNKHIVFSSPLIGATREWTEEVKKGQRTFLVSVSTDEIKAQDKVFLQLGRDIYDGNEEEHYAKVVTVVENTGSSITLDVDIPYDIFQGTNSHKITKVKSFVDGAAIRNINLDFTAIATPDASIWIDRASNVTVENITGRFSILLQVVDSTNVILRNVDGEAMAIHGAAGRVLSSWQSDNTKAENIRVRTQSDAPVVFFESWDRNATISDMDIEWNLDRRAVSNVFHFAGASYGIELENITIHNANAINVVGSGAQPSQYHIGTVNVSGPVISADLSDIDHFVNGQYDYANYSVFRQDYVVAPGQNDFGVPLVSGITRSIKAKISNYDGIRQIYLINHFGQGMELVGFLSSLTPEKRNDWNELPFNMYGLNYPANYHFDGQGPTWLDKELHFYTDQDVPENTVLSLEIEYFSE; via the coding sequence ATGCGCCCAAAAATAATTCCAATCATGTTGCTGGCTGCGTTCATTCCATGCAATATTTGCTGGTCCGCAAATTATTCCGATAATTATGACCTGCGTTCGAAAGAGACATATAATAAGAAAAACCATTTTCTGCAGAGTGATCTGCTTGAACAGCGGCAGCGGTCGCGCGAGAATATGATAAGAAATAGAAATGCGGTAGAGGGCAATATAGCGGATAGGGTATCATGGCTGTTGAGTAAAAAACTGGAGAGGAATGACACCGTAGGGCTGGAGCTCAAGAGGAAGAAAGGCATGATTGAGCCTAAGAGGGCTTCGGTTGCCAATATCAAACCCACCACTTTTGATACAACCTCACAGCCCGCTGTTGTCGATCAGAATGTAGATACGAATCCAGAAGCAGTGCTCATCCCCGTGTCACAGACTTATTTGACCGTCAATGTCAAAGATTATGGAGCAGTCGGAGATGGTGTGGCCGATGACGCGCCGGCTATTCAAAAGGCTGTTGATGAAGCTCCGGCCGGCTCAATGATCGTCTTTGAAGCGGGTAAAACCTATAAGATCAATCAGGCGATTGAGGTCGACAAGGCCTTGGTCATCGACGGTAACGGCGCGACCCTGCTTTTGAACACGAGTGCCTGGCCGGATAATAAACATATTGTGTTTTCCAGTCCTCTTATCGGCGCTACGCGTGAGTGGACCGAAGAAGTTAAAAAGGGCCAAAGGACATTTTTGGTTTCCGTTTCAACGGATGAGATCAAGGCCCAAGACAAAGTCTTTTTGCAGCTCGGCAGAGATATTTATGATGGGAACGAGGAAGAGCATTACGCTAAGGTCGTGACCGTTGTCGAGAATACGGGTTCTTCTATCACTCTGGATGTAGATATCCCTTATGATATTTTTCAGGGCACAAACAGCCACAAGATCACGAAAGTAAAAAGCTTTGTTGATGGGGCGGCCATCCGTAATATCAACCTGGACTTTACGGCCATCGCCACGCCCGATGCCTCCATTTGGATCGACCGCGCAAGTAATGTTACGGTTGAGAATATCACGGGCCGGTTTTCAATTTTGTTGCAGGTGGTCGACTCAACGAATGTAATATTGCGTAATGTTGACGGAGAGGCGATGGCTATTCACGGCGCCGCCGGTCGTGTCCTTTCATCGTGGCAATCTGATAATACAAAAGCTGAAAATATCCGTGTTCGCACACAATCTGATGCCCCGGTGGTTTTCTTTGAAAGCTGGGATCGCAACGCGACCATTAGCGATATGGATATAGAATGGAATCTCGATCGCAGAGCCGTCAGTAATGTGTTTCATTTCGCCGGGGCAAGCTACGGGATAGAACTTGAAAACATAACCATACATAATGCCAACGCGATCAACGTAGTGGGTAGCGGTGCTCAGCCGTCGCAATACCATATCGGCACGGTCAATGTCAGCGGGCCGGTCATTTCCGCGGATCTTTCGGATATTGATCATTTTGTTAATGGGCAGTACGATTATGCCAATTACAGTGTTTTCCGCCAGGACTATGTGGTCGCTCCGGGGCAAAATGATTTCGGGGTACCGCTTGTGTCGGGAATTACAAGATCCATCAAGGCAAAAATATCAAATTATGACGGCATCAGGCAGATCTATCTGATAAACCACTTTGGCCAGGGCATGGAGCTGGTAGGATTTTTAAGTTCATTAACGCCGGAGAAGCGCAATGACTGGAATGAGCTTCCTTTTAACATGTACGGGCTTAACTATCCCGCCAACTATCATTTTGATGGTCAGGGGCCTACATGGCTTGACAAAGAGCTGCATTTTTATACCGATCAGGATGTTCCGGAAAATACAGTGCTTTCCTTAGAGATAGAATATTTTTCCGAGTAA
- a CDS encoding MBL fold metallo-hydrolase, translating into MSYLKVCVLRSSSSGNCTAIWTDRSGILIDCAGIGLEEIEKDLGDIELDPSRINGIVITHGHGDHICKNTFKIALRYGIPIYIHHDTYQVIKERYCVKDHQLKIIHHTQAPFIINDLNITPFKTFHSGGYVGKPFGFRVEYKDKGSCRKVGFLTDTSKVTDSMVRMLCDCKCLIIECNHDAELAQEISPDQSTWREHLNNEAAAEALVRIKNGSTDRVALKHVFLAHISERHNSPKTLISRISNDIRKENVTGCDLMLTYRGKRTKVQEML; encoded by the coding sequence GTGTCGTATTTAAAAGTATGTGTGCTCAGAAGCAGTTCCAGTGGTAATTGCACCGCTATATGGACGGATAGATCCGGTATTTTGATCGATTGCGCCGGCATTGGTTTGGAGGAAATTGAGAAAGATTTAGGGGATATCGAACTGGATCCGTCCAGGATAAATGGCATCGTCATAACGCATGGGCATGGCGATCATATCTGTAAAAATACTTTCAAAATAGCTCTCCGCTACGGGATACCTATCTATATACACCATGATACATATCAAGTCATCAAAGAGCGTTATTGCGTCAAAGATCATCAACTCAAAATAATACATCATACGCAGGCGCCGTTTATAATAAATGATCTGAATATCACGCCCTTTAAAACGTTTCATAGCGGCGGCTATGTAGGCAAGCCGTTCGGTTTTCGCGTAGAATATAAAGATAAGGGCTCGTGCCGCAAGGTGGGTTTTTTAACGGATACGAGTAAAGTAACCGATAGCATGGTCAGGATGCTGTGTGATTGCAAGTGCCTGATAATCGAATGTAATCATGATGCGGAGTTAGCGCAGGAAATATCGCCTGATCAGTCGACCTGGAGAGAACACCTTAACAATGAAGCCGCCGCCGAAGCGCTGGTAAGGATAAAGAACGGATCTACCGATAGAGTAGCTCTAAAGCACGTTTTTCTTGCACATATCAGCGAAAGGCACAATAGCCCCAAGACCCTTATCAGCCGGATATCAAATGATATTCGTAAGGAAAATGTCACGGGCTGCGATCTGATGTTAACCTACCGCGGGAAACGGACCAAAGTTCAGGAAATGTTATGA
- a CDS encoding AAA family ATPase: MKFYTDQMITIDHLPAGLDINDEFKSAFNLMENTKECLFITGKAGTGKSTLLKYFKANTGKKIIVLAPTGVAAINVGGQTIHSFFRLPPKIIQKDTIKRLRDRSLVENLDMVIIDEVSMVRSDLMDGIDYALRLNRGRMKTPFGGVQMVFFGDLFQLSPVVENEARQLLEERYASPYFFSAKVFNDCNLREIELSTIYRQKDSSFMELLNRVRNKEHTEDDLDILNKRVKTDAAILKKDPTVILTTTNNLANAINQERLSKLPGKEVIYEAAASGKFEESAYPTDTFLRLKKGAQVILIKNDPNKQWVNGTLAKVVALSEDSVVVDIDGRTCDVPVVKWQKIEYSYNEDEDKIEDEVVGDFAQYPIKLAWAITIHKSQGQTFDKVIIDLGHGAFTHGQLYVALSRCTRLDGISLIRPVRPSDIIFDRRIYEIRNRFAGLF; this comes from the coding sequence ATGAAGTTCTATACCGATCAAATGATAACAATAGACCATCTTCCGGCAGGTCTGGACATAAACGATGAATTCAAATCAGCGTTTAATCTTATGGAGAATACCAAAGAGTGCCTTTTTATAACAGGTAAGGCAGGCACCGGCAAATCTACCCTTCTAAAATATTTCAAGGCCAATACGGGTAAAAAGATAATAGTGTTAGCCCCGACAGGTGTCGCGGCGATCAATGTGGGCGGGCAGACCATCCATTCCTTCTTCAGGTTACCTCCAAAGATCATTCAAAAGGATACAATAAAGCGCCTCAGGGACAGGAGCCTGGTAGAAAATCTCGACATGGTGATAATAGACGAGGTGTCGATGGTCCGGTCGGATCTTATGGACGGCATCGACTACGCGTTGCGTCTTAACCGCGGCAGGATGAAGACGCCGTTTGGCGGGGTCCAGATGGTATTTTTCGGAGACCTTTTTCAACTATCTCCCGTGGTCGAGAATGAAGCGAGGCAGCTTCTGGAAGAGCGGTATGCAAGCCCTTATTTTTTCAGCGCTAAAGTATTTAACGATTGCAATCTTAGGGAAATCGAGCTGTCGACCATATATAGACAAAAAGATAGTTCGTTCATGGAGCTATTAAACAGGGTCAGGAACAAAGAGCATACCGAAGATGATCTGGATATATTAAATAAGAGGGTAAAGACTGATGCCGCAATTCTTAAGAAAGACCCGACAGTTATCCTGACGACCACAAACAACCTGGCAAACGCGATAAATCAGGAGCGTTTGTCAAAGCTTCCCGGCAAAGAGGTGATATATGAGGCCGCGGCATCCGGAAAGTTCGAAGAGTCGGCATACCCGACCGATACGTTCCTAAGACTTAAAAAAGGCGCGCAGGTAATATTGATAAAAAATGACCCTAATAAGCAATGGGTCAACGGCACGCTTGCAAAAGTCGTCGCCCTGTCCGAAGATTCGGTAGTCGTAGATATCGATGGACGTACATGCGATGTTCCCGTTGTTAAGTGGCAGAAGATCGAGTATAGTTACAACGAGGATGAAGACAAGATAGAAGATGAAGTCGTGGGGGACTTCGCGCAATATCCAATAAAGCTGGCCTGGGCCATAACTATTCATAAGAGCCAGGGTCAGACTTTTGATAAGGTCATAATCGACCTGGGGCATGGCGCGTTTACTCACGGCCAGTTATATGTAGCGTTGAGCAGATGCACGCGCCTGGACGGTATAAGCCTGATTCGGCCGGTAAGGCCCAGCGACATAATATTTGACCGGCGTATATATGAGATCAGGAACCGGTTCGCCGGTTTATTTTAA